The Polyangium mundeleinium genome contains the following window.
GACAAGACCACGCACCCGGCCGAGATCAACCAGTCGATGGGCCCGGTCATGGCGAACGTGCAGGCCGGCCCGGCCAAGGGCGGCAATGACCTCATCGACGTCGATCAGGCGCTCGGCTACGAGTATCCGGCGGTTCATTCGAGCTACGACGAGCGGGATCTCTCGATCTACGCGCTCGGCGTCGGCGCGGCGGAGAACCCGCTCGACGACAAGGAGCTGCGCTACGTCTACGAGCTACACGGGCAGGGGTTCGCCCCGCTGCCGACGTATGGCGTGGTGCCTGCGCTCAAGGCGCTGATGGATCTCGCGAAGCAAGGCAAGACCGCGCCGGGCATGAACTACGGGCTCGATCGGCTGCTGCACGGCGAGCAGTACCTGGAGCTCACGCGCCCGCTGCCGGCGCACGCGAAGCTCACGCACAAGGCCAAGATCAAGGAGATCTGGGACAAGGGCAAGAACGCGCTGGTCGTCACGGAGATCCGCAGCACGGACGAGTCGGGCGAGGAGATCGTGCGCAACGAGAGCACGGCCGTCATCCGCGGCGCGGGCGGCTGGGGCGGCGAGCGCGGGCCTTCGTCGGACATCAACGTCCCGCCGGAGCGCGCGCCGGACGCGACGATCGAGCAGAAGATCCCCGAGAACCAGGCGCTTTTGTATCGCCTCTCCGGCGACTGGAACCCGCTCCACGCCGACCCGAGCTTCGCCACGGCGTTCGGCTTCTCGAAGCCGATCCTGCACGGGCTCTGCACGTTCGGCTACGCCGCGCGGCACGTGATCCACAGCTTCGCGGGCGGCGACGCGCGCAAGTTCAAGAGCATCAAGGTGCGCTTCGCGGACAGCGTGTTCCCGGGCGAGACCGTGGTGACCGAGATGTGGAAGGAGAACGACGAGCGCATCGTGTTCCGTTGCAAGGTCAAGGAGCGCGACAAGGTCGTCATCTCGAACGCGGCGATCACGCTCTGGAAGGAGATTCCGCAGCCGAAGGCGAAGCCCGCGGCGGCGGCGGCTGCGGCAGCGCCCGCGAAGGCGGCCGAGGATCCGGCCGGCGACGTGTTCATCGGGATCCGCGATTACGTCGAGAAAAACCCGGCGGTCGTCGAGAAGGTGAAGACCATCTTCCAGTTCGAGCTCAAGGGCCCGGACGCGACCTGGACGATCGATCTGAAGAACGGCAAGGGCGCGGTCTTCCAGGGCGCGGGCGCGGACAAGGCCGACACGGTGCTGGAGATCGCGTCGTCGGATTGGCTCGCGATGGCCACGGGGCAAGCCGATCCGCAGAAGCTCTACTTCGAGGGCAAGCTCAAGATCTCGGGCAACGTGATGGCCTCGCAGAAGCTCGGCTTCATGAAGAAGATCGATCCCGAGCAGGCCAAGGCTGCCATCGCCGCGCACAAGGCGAAGGCCGCCGGCGGCTCGGTGGCGGCTCCGGCGGCGGCGGCGCCCGCGAAGGCGGCCGAGGATCTGGCCGGCGACGTGTTCATCGGGATCCGCGATTACGTCGAGAAAAACCCGGCGGTCGTCGAGAAGGTGAAGACCATCTTCCAGTTCGAGCTCAAGGGCCCGGACGCGACGTGGACGATCGACCTGAAGAACGGCAAGGGCGCGGTCTTCCAGGGCGCGGGCGCGGACAAGGCCGATACGGTGCTGGAGATCGCGTCGTCGGATTGGCTCGCGATGGCCACGGGGCAAGCCGATCCGCAGAAGCTCTACTTCGAGGGCAAGCTCAAGATCTCGGGCAACGTGATGGCCTCGCAGAAGCTCGGCTTCATGAAGAAGATCGATCCCGAGCAGGCCAAGGCTGCCATCGCCGCGCACAAGGCGAAGGCCGCGAGCGGCGAGGTGAAGGCCGCGGCGGCTCCGCAGGCGGCTGCGGCGCCGAAGGGGCCGGGCGCTGCGGCGGTCTTTGATGCGCTGAAGGAGCGTCTGGCGAAGTCGCCCGAGCTCGCGAAGGAGGTCGACGCCGTCATCGAATTCCGGCTGACGGAGGGCGACTGGCACGTCGACTTCACGGGTGGCAAGACGACGGTGGCGATCGGTCGGGCGACGAATCCGGCGGCGGTGCTCACGCTCTCGACGGAGGACTTCGTCGCGTTCGTGGCGGGCAAGGAGCAGGATGCGCGGCTCTTCCAGACGGGCCGCCTGCGGGTCGACGGCGACGTGCGGGTCGCCTCGAACCGGTTGCATTTCTTGAAGGGGCTCTTGGGTTAAGGGGCTTGGGGCGTAGCTCGGCTTGTCCGAGCTACGCCCCCATCGAAGACTACGCGCGTTCGCAGAAGGAGGCTCAAATGGGCAGGCGAGTCAACGTCATCGGCGTCGGAATGGTGAAGTTCCAGAAGCCCGGCGCCAGCGAAGAATACAACGTGATGGCCGCGAAGGCCGCGCGCACGGCCCTCGCGGACGCGGGCGTCGATTACAAGGACGTCGAGCAGGCGTACGCGGGGTACGTCTTCGGCGACAGCACGTGCGGGCAGCGGGCGGTCTACGAGGTCGGCCTGACGGGCATTCCCGTCATCAACGTGAACAACAACTGCTCGACGGGCTCGACGGCGCTCTACCTCGGCCGGCAGGCCATCGAGGGGGGCCTGGCCGAGTGTGTGCTCGTCGTCGGGTTCGAGCAGATGGAGAAGGGCGCGCTCGGCTCGAAGTGGGGCGATCGGACGAGCCCGATGGACAAACACGCGGACGTGATGAACCGCGTGCAGGGCTTCAACCAGTCGCCGCCGACGGCGCAGATGTTCGGCGGCGCGGGGCGTGAGTACCGCTGGAAGTACGGCGCGAAGCGCGAGACGTTCGGCAAGGTCGCGGAGAAGGCCCGCAAGCACGCGAGCAAGAACCCGTTTGCCCTGTTCAACGAGGTGCTCTCGCTCGAGCAGATCATGGCCTCGCCCGAGGTCTTCGACCCGCTGACGCGTTTCCAGTGCTGCCCGCCCACGTGCGGCGCGGCGGCGGCGATCCTCTGCTCGGAGGACTTCGCCCGGAAGAAGGGCATTTCCGGCTCCATCTACATCGCGGCGCAGTCGATGACGACGGATTACGCGTCGAGCTTCGGCGACAGCATGATCAAGATGATCGGCTACGACATGGCGAAGGCGGCCGCCGACCAGGTCTACGCGAAATCGGGGCTCGGGCCCGAGGACGTGCAGGTGGTGGAGCTGCACGACTGCTTCACGGCGAACGAGGTCGTGACGTACGAGGCGCTCGGCCTCTGCAAGGAGGGCGAGGCGGAGAAGTTCATCGAGGAAGGGAACAACACGTACGGCGGCAAGTACGTGACGAACCCGTCGGGCGGCCTGCTCTCGAAGGGCCATCCGCTCGGGGCGACCGGTCTCGCGCAATGCACCGAGCTCGTCTGGCAGCTCCGCGGCACGGCCGACGCGCGCCAGGTCGAGGGGGCGAAGGTCGCACTCCAGCACAACCTGGGCCTCGGCGGGGCCTGCGTCGTGACGATGTACCGCAAGGACTGACCGACCCGAAACCATCCGGGACGAAGGAGGCCGCGCTCGAAAGGGCGCGGCCTTCGTCGTTTCGAAGGCCCGGCGCGCCCCCTGTGGCGGGGAGACGACACCCGGACCCGAGCGCCCCTGTCGAGAAATGGCGACACCAGGACAGACGCGCCGTGGCGTGCGCGCGACACCAAAGCAGGGTGCTGCCCGCGCGCGTGGACGGCGAGGCGCACGATTCCAGGGGAATTGCGCAGTTTCAGCCATCCGGCATCCATCTTGCTCTGCATGAAGGTCGAGATGAACGAAACGACGACCCCCATGGTATCGATGATGGAGACGCTCTCCCACTGGCATTTCCGCCGCATCGAGGAGTGCTCGACGCTGCTTCAATGGCTGGATCCGCAGCCCGGGGAGCGGGTCCTCGACATCGGCTGCGGCGACGGGTATTACGACGCCCGCATCGCGGCGCGGGGCGCGCACGTGGTGGGCGTGGACATCCACGAAAAACGTCTGGCCAAGGCGCAACGCAAGCACCGGAGCGAGCGGACGGACTACCAATTCATGGACGCCGAGGAGCTCGGCTTCGAGCGCGACTCGTTCGACAAGGTGATCTCGTTCTGCGTCATCGAGCATTTCCGGAACGAGGACCGCGTGCTCGAACACGTGAACCGCGTCCTCCGGCCCGGCGGCAGGCTTTTTCTCTCGGCCGACAGCCTGTCGAACCCCGAGGTCACGGACGCGGAGCGCGAGGCGCATCGGCGCAGGTACGCGGTGAACAACTTTTATACCGTGGACCACCTGCGCGAAAAACTCGGCCGGGCCGGGCTCGAGCTCGAGCGGTACCATTACATCCTCACGACGCCGCTCACGCTCGCGCTGGCGCGGCTCTCGTGGAAGCTCGACGATCTGCCGCCTTTCCTCATGCCGCTGCACGGGATCGGGTATGCGGCACTCGGGACGCTCGGCAAGATCATCTCGGATTTCGCCGAGGATCATGCGCGGCGACCGGACAGCGGGCTGACGCTCCTGGCCGAGGCGCGGAGGATCTGACAATGTGAAGACCTCCACGGGGGCATGCCATGCGAAGCGTCGTCTTTCTCTTTGGGTTCCTCGCCGCCGGGGCGATCACCTCGGCGGCGTCGGCCGAACCGCCGCGGGCCACCAGAAAGACACACGTTCCCCGCTTTCGAGTCGCCCATTTTGGGACCCTCTCAGGCGCCTTCGAGAACAACGGCGGCACCATGGTGCACGGCGTCGAGTTCTCGTACGCGGCGAAGACGCACCTCCGGATCGGCGGCGCCTTGGTGCTCCCGGTATGGGCGTCCGCGCCTGACTATTGCTTCGTCCCCTCGTACGGGTTCGGCGAATGCAGCTACAACTCGTACGGGCTCCGCGGCTTCGCGGAGCTCCACGCGGTTCCTGGGTTCAACATCGATCCGTGGATTCGCGCTGGCATCGGACATCTCGTCCACACCTCGCGGTACGACGG
Protein-coding sequences here:
- a CDS encoding lipid-transfer protein; the encoded protein is MGRRVNVIGVGMVKFQKPGASEEYNVMAAKAARTALADAGVDYKDVEQAYAGYVFGDSTCGQRAVYEVGLTGIPVINVNNNCSTGSTALYLGRQAIEGGLAECVLVVGFEQMEKGALGSKWGDRTSPMDKHADVMNRVQGFNQSPPTAQMFGGAGREYRWKYGAKRETFGKVAEKARKHASKNPFALFNEVLSLEQIMASPEVFDPLTRFQCCPPTCGAAAAILCSEDFARKKGISGSIYIAAQSMTTDYASSFGDSMIKMIGYDMAKAAADQVYAKSGLGPEDVQVVELHDCFTANEVVTYEALGLCKEGEAEKFIEEGNNTYGGKYVTNPSGGLLSKGHPLGATGLAQCTELVWQLRGTADARQVEGAKVALQHNLGLGGACVVTMYRKD
- a CDS encoding peroxisomal multifunctional enzyme type 2, translated to MANELRFDGKVAIVTGAGNGLGRAHALLLASRGAKVVVNDLGGGRHGGGTSSEAADKVVAEIKAAGGEAVANYDSVENGGKIVQSAIDAFGRIDIVINNAGILRDVTFHKMTEEDWELIYRVHVLGSFRVAHAAWPHMRDQGYGRIIFTSSAAGIYGNFGQANYSMAKLGLVGLSNTLALEGKKKNVLVNTIAPLAGSRLTETVLPKELIDALKPEYVSPLVAYLCHESSTETGGLFEVGGGFFAKLRWERAEGKTVRLGREIKLEDIQKSWGAIAGFDKTTHPAEINQSMGPVMANVQAGPAKGGNDLIDVDQALGYEYPAVHSSYDERDLSIYALGVGAAENPLDDKELRYVYELHGQGFAPLPTYGVVPALKALMDLAKQGKTAPGMNYGLDRLLHGEQYLELTRPLPAHAKLTHKAKIKEIWDKGKNALVVTEIRSTDESGEEIVRNESTAVIRGAGGWGGERGPSSDINVPPERAPDATIEQKIPENQALLYRLSGDWNPLHADPSFATAFGFSKPILHGLCTFGYAARHVIHSFAGGDARKFKSIKVRFADSVFPGETVVTEMWKENDERIVFRCKVKERDKVVISNAAITLWKEIPQPKAKPAAAAAAAAPAKAAEDPAGDVFIGIRDYVEKNPAVVEKVKTIFQFELKGPDATWTIDLKNGKGAVFQGAGADKADTVLEIASSDWLAMATGQADPQKLYFEGKLKISGNVMASQKLGFMKKIDPEQAKAAIAAHKAKAAGGSVAAPAAAAPAKAAEDLAGDVFIGIRDYVEKNPAVVEKVKTIFQFELKGPDATWTIDLKNGKGAVFQGAGADKADTVLEIASSDWLAMATGQADPQKLYFEGKLKISGNVMASQKLGFMKKIDPEQAKAAIAAHKAKAASGEVKAAAAPQAAAAPKGPGAAAVFDALKERLAKSPELAKEVDAVIEFRLTEGDWHVDFTGGKTTVAIGRATNPAAVLTLSTEDFVAFVAGKEQDARLFQTGRLRVDGDVRVASNRLHFLKGLLG
- a CDS encoding class I SAM-dependent methyltransferase, with translation MNETTTPMVSMMETLSHWHFRRIEECSTLLQWLDPQPGERVLDIGCGDGYYDARIAARGAHVVGVDIHEKRLAKAQRKHRSERTDYQFMDAEELGFERDSFDKVISFCVIEHFRNEDRVLEHVNRVLRPGGRLFLSADSLSNPEVTDAEREAHRRRYAVNNFYTVDHLREKLGRAGLELERYHYILTTPLTLALARLSWKLDDLPPFLMPLHGIGYAALGTLGKIISDFAEDHARRPDSGLTLLAEARRI